In Candidatus Eremiobacterota bacterium, the genomic stretch GTTCATCGCCGACTCGGCGGTCCTGGCGATGGTCGGGCCGTTCAACTCGAACGTCGCCAAGTCGGAGATCCCGCTGACGAACGACGCCGGGCTGGTCCAGATCGCCCCGTCGACGACGAACGACGGGCTGACGATCGGCGACGACGCGAAGAAGCTGCGCACCGCGCACCCCGACACGAATGCGTTCTTCCGCGTCTGCACGCGCGACTCGCGGCAAGGCTCGACGCTCGCGCAGATCGCCGCGCAGAAGCTCGGCTACAAGAAGGCCTTCATCATCGACGACAACGAGACGTACGGGAAGGGGCTTGCCGACGTGTTCGAGGCCTCGTTCAAGCAGCTCGGCGGAACGGTGCTCGGCCACGAGCACACGACCGCGAACCAGGTCGACTTCAAGGCGCTGCTGACCAAGGCGGCTTCGCTCAAGCCCGACGTGGTGTTCTACGGCGGCACGACGTCGACGGGCGGCGGGCTCGTGCGCAAGCAGATGGCCGACGCGGGCCTGGGCAACACGCCGTACCTGGGCGGAGACGGCATCTCCGACGACGAGTTCGAGAAGGTCGCCGGCGACTCGGCGAACGGCGCCTACATGACGACCGCCGCGCCGGACGCCTCGAAGCTGCCGTCCGCGAAGGATTTCGTCACCGCGTACAAGGCGCGCTTCAACAGCGACGTCGGCCCGTACTCGGCGAACGCGTACACCGCGGCGAAGATCGAGATCGCGGCGATCGAGAAGGCGATCAACGACGACGGCGGCAAGCTGCCGACCCGGGCCGACGTGCTCAAGAACGTCGCGGCGACGACCAACTTCGCCTCGCCGATCGGCAAGATCGGCTTCGACGCGAACGGCGACACCACCGCGCCGATCCTCTCTCTCTACAAGGTCGCCGGCGGCAAGCGCGTTCTGGTCGAAGAGATCACGGTGAAGACCTAACCGCTTGGACCTGCTCCTCCAACAGCTCGTCAACGGGCTCTCGCTCGGCGGCATCTACGCGCTGATCGCGCTCGGCTACACGATGGTCTACGGGATCATCGAGCTGATCAACTTCGCGCACGGTGACGTCTACACGCTCGGAACGTTCTTCTCGCTCGGGATCCTCACGCTGCTCGGCGTGACCGGAATCGTCACCGGGCCGATGTTGATCCTCGTCGTCGCCGTCACGATCTTCGGCGCGATGATCCTGTGCGGGCTGACCGGCGTGATCATCGAGCGGCTGGCGTACCGCCGGCTGCGCAACGCGCCCAAGCTGGCGCCGCTGATCACCGCGATCGGAATGTCCTTCATCCTCGAGAACGTGATGCTCTACTGGCGCGGACCCTCGCCGGTCCCGTTCCCGCAGGTGATGCCGAACCCGCAGTTCGCGCTCGGCGGGGTTTCGATCCAGGCGAAGCAGATCATCGTCGTGCTGCTCGCGATCGTGCTGATGATCGTGCTGCAGACGTTCATCTACAACACGCGGCTCGGAAAGGCGATGCGCGCGACCGCGCAGGACCGCGACGCCGCGCAGCTGATGGGGATCAACATCAACACGACGATCGCGCTGACGTTCCTGATCGGCTCGGCGCTCGCCGGCGCGGCGGGTTTCGTCTCCGGCGTCTACTACGGATCGACCTGGTTCTTCAACGGCTTCGCGGCCGGGCTCAAGGCGTTCACCGCCGCGGTCCTGGGCGGGATCGGCAACCTCGCCGGCGCGATGCTGGGCGGCTTCGTGATCGGGCTCGTCGAGGCGCTGACGACCCAGTTCATCAGCGACCAGTGGTCGAACATCGCCGTCTTCTCGGTGCTCGTGCTCGTCCTGATCTTCCGGCCCTCGGGGATCCTCGGCGAGTCGCTCCCCAACAAAGTCTGATGAGCCCGGGCGTGCGCAACGCGGTCATCGCCTTCGCGGTCGCGATCGCGCTGCCGTTCGTCGGGCACAACGGCGCGTTCACGAACTTCCTCGCCGACGCGGGCGCGTTCGTGCTGCTCGCGCTCGGACTGAACATCGTTGTCGGGTTCGCCGGGCTGCTCGATCTCGGCTACGCGGCGTTCTTCGCAATCGGCTCGTACGCGTTCGCGATGCTGGCCTCGCCGCAGTTCGGCGTGCACCTGCCGTTCTGGGTGCTGATCTTCGTCGCCTCGGCGATCGCGGCGGTGTTCGGAATTCTGCTCGGTGCGCCGACGCTGCGGCTGCGCGGCGACTACCTGGCGATCGTGACGCTCGGCTTCGGCGAGATCGTGCCGCAGACGTTCCTCAACCTCACGCAGTGGACCGGCGGCCCGAACGGGATCGGCTCGCTCGATCAGCCGGTGTTCTTCGGGCTGCGGTTCGGCTTCGACGCGCTGCCGTACTACCTGCTGATCCTCGCGCTGATCGCGCTCGCCGTGTGGGTTGCCGCGAACTTGCGAAACAGCCGGCTGGGGCGCGCTTGGATGGCGATCCGTGAAGACGAGCTCGCCGCGGCGCACATGGGGATCAACACGACGACGACCAAGCTGGCGGCGTTCGCGATGGGCGCCTCGTTCAGCGGGCTGGCGGGCTGCGCGTACGCCTCGAAGCTGCAGCTGGTCTCGCCCGACCAGTTCGGTTTCAACGTCAGCGTGTTCATTTTGGCGATGCTCGTCCTGGGCGGGATGGGCAACATCCCGGGCGTGATCGTCGGCAGCCTGATCCTCTCCGCGCTCGAGCGCTTCATCCTCCCGCAGGGAACGAACTTCTTGCACGACCACGGGGTGAACGTCGATCTGACGAACTCGCGCTTCCTGATCTACGGCGCGATCCTGGTCCTGATGATGCTCTTCCGGCCCGAAGGATTGATCCCGAGCCGCGAGCGCAAGGCCGAGCTGCACGCCGGCGAAGCCGATCCGTCCGCCGCGGCGCAGGAGCAAGCGCTGTACACCGAGGCGGTGCAGTAGGATGCCGCTGCTCCAGCTCGACCACGTCACGCAACGCTTCGGCGGGCTCGTCGCGGTGAACGACCTGAGCTTCACCATCGAGGCCGGCTCGATCGTCGCGATGATCGGGCCGAACGGCGCCGGCAAGTCGACGGTGTTCAATGTCATCACGGGGATTTACCGGCCGACCGCCGGGCGCGTCGTGTTCGACGGAAGCGCGATCACGGGGCTGCCGACAAGCCGCATCGCGAGCGCGGGGATCGCGCGCACGTTTCAGAACATCCGGCTCTTCGCGTTCATGTCGGCGCTCGAGAACGTGATGACCGGCGAACACGCGCGCCTCAAAGCAAACCTGGCCGAGTCGCTGCTGCACACGCCGCGCCAGCGCAAGGAGGAGCAGACCGCGACGGTGCGCGCGACGGAGCTGCTGCGGTTCGTCGGGCTCGACGCGTTCGCCGGCACGTACGCGCGCAACCTGGCCTACGGCTTTCAGCGACGGCTCGAGATCGCGCGCGCGCTCGCCTCGGATCCGAAGCTGCTGCTGCTCGACGAGCCGGCCGCCGGAATGAACCCCAGCGAGAAGCGCGACTTGATCGATCTCATCCGGCGGATTCGCGAGCGCGGCGTGACGGTGTTCCTGATCGAGCACGACATGGGGCTGGTGATGGAGATCAGCGAGCGCATCACGGTCCTCGACTACGGCGAGAAGATCGCCGAAGGACTCCCTGCAGACGTCCGCAGCGACCCGCGCGTCATCGAAGCGTACTTGGGGGCGTCGGCGTAATGGCGCTGCTCGAGGTCGATCATCTGGTCGCCCGCTACGGGCGGATCACCGCGCTGCAAGACGTCTCGCTCACCGTCGACGAGGGCGAGATCGTCACCCTGATTGGCGCCAACGGCGCGGGAAAGACGACGACGCTGCGCGCGATCAGCGGCTTGGTGCGGCCGGCGTCGGGGACGATCCGGTTCGCCGGGCGCGACGTCACCCGGCTGGCGCCGAACGAGATCGTGCGCGCGGGGATCGGCCACTCGCCGGAAGGCCGGCGTGTCTTTCCGCGCATGACGGTGCGCGAGAACCTGGAGCTCGGCGCGTACACCCGGCGCGCGAAGCCGGAGATCGCCGAAGACCTGGAGCGCGTGCTGACGGTCTTCCCGCGCTTGAAGGAGCGCTACGAGCAGAAGGCGGGGACGATGTCGGGCGGCGAGCAGCAGATGCTCGCGATCGCGCGGGCGCTGATGTCGCGCCCGCGCATGTTGCTGCTCGACGAGCCGTCGCTGGGGCTTTCGCCGAAGCTAGTGCAGACGATCTTCGAGGTGATCCGCGACATCAACGCGCGCGGGACGACGATTCTGTTGATCGAGCAGAACGCGCGGCAGGCGCTCGCGGTCGCCGCGCGCGGCTACGTCCTCGAAGTCGGCGTGGTCGCGCACGCCGGCGCCGCCGCCGAGCTCGCCGCGAGCGACGCGGTGCGCGCGGCGTACCTCGGCGGCGCCGCCTGACGCGCTACTGCTGCGCGTTGACGATCAGGCTGAAGTCGGAGCTGAAGCTCTTGTAGTAGCCCTGCATGAACAAGCTGTGGCAGTACATGCAGCTGTACAACGAGTTGCGGGCCGGCATCGGTGAGGCGGGCGGGGACGGCGAGGCAAACGTTTCCCGCACGTACGTTTCGAGGACGGGATTACCGAGCTGGAACGGCTGCACCACCCCCAAATGCGCGGGATTAGGGCTCGGAATCGGGCCCGATCCGCCGGTCCACTGCGTGCTGATCAGCTGATAGTAGTACCAGGGCGTGTTCCGCAGCATGCCGCGGAAGTGGGCGTTGAGCGTGACGACGCTCGGCGCCGGCGTGACGACGGCGACGACCTGCGTCGGCGGGTTCAGCTTGCCGCCCGGCCGGACTTCGATGTACGGCGTCGGCGCGGTCTGCGTGTTGGGCGGACAGCTGGCCGGCGCGCACGACGGGTTGTAGAACGACTTCGGGTTAGCGTCACGCGGGCCGTCGTTCGTGTTGTCGATCTGCTCGAACGTCGACCAGATCCAGGCGTGTTGCCGGTTCGTCTTGTGGATGATGTGCAGCCCGACCAGCCCGACGGTGACGCTCTCCGGCGGCCCCGAGCCGG encodes the following:
- a CDS encoding branched-chain amino acid ABC transporter permease, with protein sequence MDLLLQQLVNGLSLGGIYALIALGYTMVYGIIELINFAHGDVYTLGTFFSLGILTLLGVTGIVTGPMLILVVAVTIFGAMILCGLTGVIIERLAYRRLRNAPKLAPLITAIGMSFILENVMLYWRGPSPVPFPQVMPNPQFALGGVSIQAKQIIVVLLAIVLMIVLQTFIYNTRLGKAMRATAQDRDAAQLMGININTTIALTFLIGSALAGAAGFVSGVYYGSTWFFNGFAAGLKAFTAAVLGGIGNLAGAMLGGFVIGLVEALTTQFISDQWSNIAVFSVLVLVLIFRPSGILGESLPNKV
- a CDS encoding ABC transporter ATP-binding protein; translated protein: MALLEVDHLVARYGRITALQDVSLTVDEGEIVTLIGANGAGKTTTLRAISGLVRPASGTIRFAGRDVTRLAPNEIVRAGIGHSPEGRRVFPRMTVRENLELGAYTRRAKPEIAEDLERVLTVFPRLKERYEQKAGTMSGGEQQMLAIARALMSRPRMLLLDEPSLGLSPKLVQTIFEVIRDINARGTTILLIEQNARQALAVAARGYVLEVGVVAHAGAAAELAASDAVRAAYLGGAA
- a CDS encoding branched-chain amino acid ABC transporter substrate-binding protein, which translates into the protein IEEANKNGFAGGKYKLEASTLDDAVQGKHDPAQGAQNVKTFIADSAVLAMVGPFNSNVAKSEIPLTNDAGLVQIAPSTTNDGLTIGDDAKKLRTAHPDTNAFFRVCTRDSRQGSTLAQIAAQKLGYKKAFIIDDNETYGKGLADVFEASFKQLGGTVLGHEHTTANQVDFKALLTKAASLKPDVVFYGGTTSTGGGLVRKQMADAGLGNTPYLGGDGISDDEFEKVAGDSANGAYMTTAAPDASKLPSAKDFVTAYKARFNSDVGPYSANAYTAAKIEIAAIEKAINDDGGKLPTRADVLKNVAATTNFASPIGKIGFDANGDTTAPILSLYKVAGGKRVLVEEITVKT
- a CDS encoding ABC transporter ATP-binding protein; the protein is MSPGVRNAVIAFAVAIALPFVGHNGAFTNFLADAGAFVLLALGLNIVVGFAGLLDLGYAAFFAIGSYAFAMLASPQFGVHLPFWVLIFVASAIAAVFGILLGAPTLRLRGDYLAIVTLGFGEIVPQTFLNLTQWTGGPNGIGSLDQPVFFGLRFGFDALPYYLLILALIALAVWVAANLRNSRLGRAWMAIREDELAAAHMGINTTTTKLAAFAMGASFSGLAGCAYASKLQLVSPDQFGFNVSVFILAMLVLGGMGNIPGVIVGSLILSALERFILPQGTNFLHDHGVNVDLTNSRFLIYGAILVLMMLFRPEGLIPSRERKAELHAGEADPSAAAQEQALYTEAVQ
- a CDS encoding ABC transporter ATP-binding protein encodes the protein MPLLQLDHVTQRFGGLVAVNDLSFTIEAGSIVAMIGPNGAGKSTVFNVITGIYRPTAGRVVFDGSAITGLPTSRIASAGIARTFQNIRLFAFMSALENVMTGEHARLKANLAESLLHTPRQRKEEQTATVRATELLRFVGLDAFAGTYARNLAYGFQRRLEIARALASDPKLLLLDEPAAGMNPSEKRDLIDLIRRIRERGVTVFLIEHDMGLVMEISERITVLDYGEKIAEGLPADVRSDPRVIEAYLGASA